Genomic window (Streptomyces clavuligerus):
GCCGGCCACCGAGTACGTGCCTCGGTGTGGACCCGGTGCCCGGGTGGTGCGGTGTCAGAGGAGGGTGACAGTTCCGGCTGCCTGGGCGGGGGCGAGGTTAGTGATCCCGTTGGCCTCGGCGGGGGTGAACACGGCCTGGTAGCCCGCAAGGAGTTCGCCGATGCTCTGGACGAGGCCGTCGGTGTCGCAGGAGGCGTGGCCGGTGCCGTCGGTGACCGCGGAGCACAGTGGTTGGCCGGTGACGGTGGTGAAGGCGATGGTGGCGTCCGGGACCGGGCGGCCGCCGGTGAGGGTCAGGGTCGCGGTCAGGCCGCTGACCCCCGGCGGCAGGGGCAGCAGCCGCAGCCGGGCGGTCCCCGCGGCCAGGCCCGTCGGTGCCTGGCGGACGTTGGCCGGGTAGTCGCAGAGATCGGCATCGACCCGGTAGAGGAGGCCGGCGGGGCAGGGCGAGACGACGGTGGTGCCCCCGGCACAGGTCTCGAAGTTCGCGGGGGTGCTCCCGTCGGCCGTGCGGGTCCAGCCGCCGCACGGATATCCGGCGGACCGGCCACCGGCGGATGTGGCCGGGGCCGGGCCCGCTGCGGCGAGGACGATCGCCGCTGCGGCGAAGAGGACACCGCCCCGACGGCGGATACGGCAGATCCCTGTCATCAGCGCGCTCCTCATCATCCGGCCTGCACCACGGGCACCTTCCGCTCCCAGACTTACTCCCGGGCGCCCTCCGGTGCCTGTTGCAGGCAGCACCCGGGTGATGGGTCCCGGCCGGCCGGGAGGCCGCCGGCCCGCAGGGGGAAAAGACACGTCCGCCACCGGGCAGGCGGGGGCTGCCCCCTGGGGGGCCTGTCGGAGCAGGCCATTGGCCGATACCGCCCTTCCCGTGTCCGTCCGCTGCTTCCCGGAACCCAGGGCGTCTGCCGCCCCGGGAGGAGCCAGGCGCCTTCCTACCAGGCGATGACGACGTGGCCGCCGCTGCCGTCCTGCCCGCTGCCGCCGGGGGCGCTGCTGCTTCCCGGGAGGGCGTCGGTCTTGGGGTACTCGTCGCCGGAGCGTTCGACGACCGCCCCTTCGCCGCCCCTGCCACCGCTTCCTCCGGTCCCGCCGCCCTGGCGCAGCCTGCGCGGGAGCCGGTACTCGATGTTCCCGGGGAGGGTCACGCTGATGACGCTGACCGGGGTGCCGGTCCCCGCGGCGCCGCCGGTGCTGTGGTCACCGCCCCGAGGTTTCTGGCCGGGGCTACCGTCGGTGCCGCCCGTGCCGGGGGGCGGCGTCGATTCCGTCGCGGGCCTCCTCACCGGAGCCCCGGCACAGGTTGACCGCCCCGCCCAACCCTCCATAACCGCCGGCAGCGCCCGCGCCGTACGGCGGCGCGCCGGTGATCCCGGTCCGGGTGGCCGCCACCGCCTGGTGGTGACCGTCCGGGCTGGCCTCCCGGCCCCGAGCGCCCGAAACTCACGTGTCGTCGGGCAGGCAGTAGACACACGCCTCAGCAGCGTCGTCGTTGTGACACCCGCACAGCGGGCACACCCAGAACCACAGCGCCCTGACCAGGGCCAGAACACTCACCGCGGCCTGCTCGCGGACCGCTTGTTGACCTCACGGACCCGCTCCGGCAGCTTCTTCCGCTGCTCGTCGGTCAACCGGGGCACGGTCGCGGTCATCGGGCACCCCCACGACCGGCGGAGGTGGAGGTGAGGGTGAGCAGGGGCTGGCGGACATGACCGGGGGCCATCTCCGCCAGCGTCCGCCGCTCCTTCCGGCCGGCCGCCGACGCGCGCTGGTCACCGTCGGCGGTCAGGTGTCGGACGAGACGGTGGAGCTGCTGGGCGGGGTCGTCGTGGGGTTCGAGCCACTCCCGCTCCTCCTCGTCCTGGACGTCGTCGACGACACCGTCCTCGACCCGCAGGGGAGTACGGCGCTCGGCGGGACGGCGCTCGGCCGGACCCGGGTTGAAGACCGGGACAAACCCGCCGACGGCCCGCCGGTGGACCCCGGCCCCTGACTGGGGCTGGTTCTGGCCCGCCGACCCGCTGGCTGTGCCGAGGGTGTCGCGGTCCAGACCGGCGCCCAGGGTCCGGCGGCGCCGGAACACCCCGGCCGCCTCGTCGTCCCGGGCGACCGCCTCCTCGATATCCCGCGCCTGAGCGGTACCGAGCTCACGGAGCTCACCGGCCAGCAGACCGCCGCGGACCATGTCGTCCTCACCCCGGTTCAGGTCCATCCCCTCCAGGTCCCGCAGCGCGAGCCCGCAGCACGCCGCCCGCGCAGGACACGACCGGCAGACCTGCAGCAGTACGGGCGTACGGGCCTTCCAGGCCGCGTACGGCTCACACTCACCACGAAACCACTCCACCCGGCCCGCACCAGAAGCAGGAGCACCACACAGGCACTCCTCCGCCTCGCCCGCCAGCGCGTCAGCGTCCTGTTCGCCATGCTCCGCGACGGAACCTTCTACGAGTCCCGAACCCCCACCGCCGCCCTCGCCGCATAACCACCACAAACACCTATACACCCGGCACCACATCCTTGACGAAGGACATAGAGACACCCCCCGCGACGGTCACTCCGGCAGATACCGTGCACCTACCCAGACCGCACCACACAAGGACCAGCCGCGAATGCAGGTAAACGAAAACAGCATGATCACCTGACAACGCCGCAGGTCACGAAGTGTCTGCCCCGCCCGCGCGGGGGTCGCTCGCTGGGCGAGTCCGAGCGGATCTGTCTGGGGATGTCTGCCCCGCCCGCGCGGGGGTCGCTCTGCTCCAGGCAACCGTCGAGACACCGGGGTTCGGTCTGCCCCGCCCGCGCGGGGGTCGCTCCAAGGAGACCCGGTGAGCGAGCCCGAGCACGACATCCGCCCCGCACACGCGGGGGTCGCTCCCGTGTCCCGTGCCGTTCAAAGAGCTACGGCGGGCGGCGGGCGGGCCGCGGTCATCGGGCACCCCCACGACTGGTGGAGGTGGGGGTGGGGGTGAGGAGGGGCTGGAGGACATGGCCGGGGGCCATCTCCGCCAGCGTCCGCCGGGCCTTCCGGCCGGCCGCCGCCGCGCGCTGGTCACCGTCGGCGGCCAGGTGCCGGACGAGACGGTGGAACTGCTGGGCGGGGTCGTCGTGGGGTTCGAGCCAGTCCCGCTCCTCCTCGTCCTGGACGTCGTCGACGACACCGGCCTCGACCGGCGGGGGAGTACGGCGCTCGGCCGGGCCCGGGTTGAAGACCGGCACAAACCCGCCGACGGTCGGCCGCCGGTCCCCGGACCCGGACTGGGGCTGGTTCTGGCCCGCCGACCCGCTGGCCGTGCCGAGAGCGCCGCGGTCGGGTCCGTCCCCGCCGGAACACCCCGGCCGCCTCATCGTCCCGAGCGACCGCCTCCTCGATATCCCGCGCCTGAGCGGTACCGAGGCCGCGGAGCTCACCGGTCAGCAGCCCGCCACGGACCATGTGATCCTCACCCCGGTTCAGGTCCATCCCCTCCAGGTCCCGCAGGGCGAGCTCACGGCACGCCGCCCGCGCCGGACACGACCGGCAGACCTTGAGCAGTACGGGCGTCCGGGCCTTCCAGGCCGCGTACGGCTCACGCTCACCACGAAACCACTCCACCCGGCCAGCACCAGGAACAGGAACGGGGGCGCTGGCGCAGGCGGCACCGGCATCCACCCGCGCCTGAAAAACCGGACGCCGGGTGATCCGCGCGAGAACAGGAGAGTCGGGGTCCGGCCGCAACCAGTCAGGCGTGCTGTCGTGCGCAGGCTCGGGTTCGGCGGCGTCACCGCCGGACGGAACCGGATGTGTGAGAATCACGGACACAGGTGTTCCTTTCACGAGGTAGGGCCTGTGATCGCGCCGCCCGGAGGGTCAGAGTTTCGGGCGGCGCACCTCCATGTTCAGGGGCATCCTGCAGTCCCACACCCACCACCAACACGACCCCCGTACAGGCGAGTTGATGACGGATGGGCAGCACAGGAGCACAGTCAGAAGCACGGACGGTGCGGGTGAGTACGACTGTCCCCGTGGCTCTCGGGGGCAGCAGCCGACCCTGGAGCACGGCGGCCGACGGCCGGGCCGCGGGCGTTCACACCGAGGCGGCGCAGGGACCTGTTCAGAACCCGGTACAGGGCATGCCAGGCCCAGCCAGACATCCGGAGATCCGTGCACGGGCGGCTTCCTTCCGGAACACCCCCCGCACTGGTCATGCCGACGGATACCGTGCACCTACCCAGACTGGACGACACAAAGGCCGGCCCGGAATGCAGGTAAACGAAAACAGCATGATCACCTGACAACACCCCAGGTCACGAAGTATCCGCCCCGCCCGCGCGGGGATCGTCCGTCGTTTTCGGTTCCTTGCTGGCTTCCCTTGCCATCCGCCCCGCCCGCGCGGGGATCGTCCAGAAGGGCCTCTTCGCTATCGCCCTGTTGCTGTATCCGCCCCGCCCGCGCGGGGATCGTCCCCCTCCGGGACTGACAAGGGACCCGGGACCCTCATCCGCCCCGCCCGCGCGGGGGTCGCTCGCGTCCTCTTTGGAGCGGCCTGGCTGGCCGCGTATCCGCCCTGCCCGTGCGGGGGTCGTCCCCGGGGTCGCCATGTCGGTCTGGACCTTCGCCCTGTCTGCCCGCGCCCGCGCGGGGCTCCGCTCTGGGTCCAGCGGGTCGGTGACCACATCAAAGCCACCGACCGCGGACGGCGGTGTCCGGATCATCCGCACCGGGAGTCAATGCCGCGGCACTCCTCCGCCACGGCCGCCAGGCGCAGCACCTCAAGGGCCACGGACCCGACCCCGGACAGGCCGAGCGTGAGGCGACGGTGCCGAACCCCGAGTTCCAGGCCGCCCGAGCAACATTCACCGCCCGCGAAAAGCCAGACTGCCGGACTCGATCTTGTCGAGCACCCGACTGTCGAGGAAGCGCCCGAGGACCTGTGGGACCGGGCGGCCGTACGCGCCGACGCCCACGCCGATCCGGCACTCGTCCGCAGCTGCGCGCAGCTCGCCGGGCACGACCAGGCCGTCGCCCTCTGCGGAACCACCGCCACCCGCATCCTCCACGCCGCCCTCGAAGACCACCGGGCAGACATCCCCCACCAGGCGGGGTTCCACTGAACCGGCAGCGGACCCGGCCGACTCCACCACACCCCGATCGAGTCGAGCCGGGGCAAGCCGCCTTCCGGACACCAGAACCGACCCAGACAACCCCACGACACCACACCGCCCGATACCGTTGAACACCCAGCCCCCGCCGCGGACCAACGGAGCCCCAGCCCCAGATGCAGGTAAATGAAAACAGCATGATCACCTGACAACACCCCAGGTCACGAAGTATCCGCCCCGCCCACGCGGGGATCGTTCGGACTTTAACGCGCTTTCCATTCTTCTCAGCATATCCGCCCCGCACGCGCGGGGATCGTTCGCTGCGTGAGCAGCGGGAGGCTCATGGGCTGACACCCGCCCCGCCCGCGCGGGGGTCGTCCCCGGTGGATGACCGACTGCCCGAACTGCGGCTCATCCGCCCCGCCTGTGCGGGGGTCGTTCTGCTCGCGCTCCCAGCCGGGGCCACCACGGTGCGTCTGCCCCGCCCGCGCGGAGCCGGTTCTCGGAGCCGTCGGGGCCGAGGCCGCCGCGGAAGGTGTTCCAGGTGTTGGCGGGCAGTTGCTGCTGCCCGTTGGTCATGAGGATGCTCCGGCTCCGAGGCGCAGCGACACCACGCCGTTGGTCTGGGCGTGGTAGGCCGTGTGAATCCGGGTCTCCTCGGTGTCGGTGACGTAGTCGCCGACGAATCCGAAGGGAATCCAGCGCACCTTGGTCACGGTGGTCGCGCTGTCGGGGACGGCTGCTGCTTCGCGTTCGGTGGAGGTGAGGCGCCCGCCGTCGCAGACGAGGACCACGCGCTCCTCGCCGCCGGTGTTGGTGTCGGCGGGTGTGTGGTCGATGCCGAGGATCGTGGTGACCGGCCGGTGGAGGCCGGTCTCCGCGGCCAGGGCCTGGGCGGGGATCTCGCCCAGGGGGCGTGTGTCGGTGTGGGTGGCGGTGGGCAGGCGCCAGCGGGTGCCGGTGCCCGGGTGGACGAGGAGGACATGGTCGTCGGCGTCGGTCACGAGGACCGAGATGTCGATACGCACAGGTGTGTATCCCTTGCGATCTGGTGGTGGAGGGAAAGGGGGCCGCCGGGGCGCCCCGGTTCCGGAGCGCCTGATACGGCGCCCCGGGCGGAGTTGGCCAGCCCGCCCCCGCGCCGGACCGGGGTACTGGTCGGCGCGGGGGCAGGCCCTTCCCCCCGGACGAGGGCGGGGGCTGTACGGCCCGGCCCCGGGCCGGGGACAGGTGGCGCGGGGCCGGGCGGTCCCGCCCCGGGAGGAGGCGGGGGTTCAGCGCTGCTCGGGCCGGTGGCACCGGCAGTCACAGCGCGGGGTGGCGTCGACGGGGCAGAATTCGCAGGCGTCCATCCGGCACTCGGGCCCGACCTCGACCTGCTCGCCCGGCTCGGGCCGTCGGGGCCAGGTGGTGCCGGTGTACTCGTGGACGTGATCACCGTCGTGCGCCGGGCTCTGCTCGGTGCAGAAGGTCTTCGCGTGCTCCGGATGCAGCTCGCCGCAGAGGCTGAGCACCCGGCCGTACCCGGTGGCCTCGGTCAGCCGGGGCACGACGGCTTCTCCGCGGGCCCCGCCGGGTCGGCGCCGGCGGGGCCCGTACCCGTGTGCAGGAGTTCGGTGGTGACCCGCTGGAAGTTGTGGTGACCGGTCGCCGCGGCGTGGCCGAAGGCCCAGCGGGCGAAGTCCGCCAGCGGCGGCCCGAACGGCGACCGCGCGTCACACTCCGTGCACTCGATCATTCGGGTCGTGGGCGCGCCGTCCACCGGAGCGAGGTTCAGATCACGGATTTGCGTGTCCTGGTGCCCCTTCAATGGGGTTCCCATTTCCATGCCCACGACGGTAGGAAGAGCGGGCCCCGGCGTTCCACGGAGTTCTACGAGATTCCACGGATTCACCCGAGGGATCGACGTGCCTCTGTGATCAGGTCACGGGCATCGGAGCCGTAGGCAGCGTGTTCGGCCAGCTCAGCGAAGGTTTCGCCGTACATTGCTATCTCTCGCGGCTGAGTGATGGTGAGGTAGCCGGAGACCAGTTCTACGTTCACCTGGGCTGTGTCGAAGATCCAGAATCCCTCTACGGGTGTTCTCGTCCGGTCCGGGCTCATCCGAACGATGCCGAGGCTCACCGACGGGAGCGCCGCTGCTGTGGCCAGATGGGTGAGCTGGGCGGCCATCACGTCTCGCCCGCCGGGTCCCGACCTCAGGACGGACTCCTCCAGCAGGAAGGCGAAACGAGCCCCTGTGTGGAGCACTTTCTGGCGGGCCATGCGTGCCTCTACGGCGGCGTCGACATCGTCAACCTTCACGCGTCGCTGCTGTACGGCCCTGAGAACTGCCTCGGTGTACTCCCTGGTCTGCATCAGGCCGGGCACCAGCCACGACGAGTAGGAGCGGAAGCGGCGGGTGCGCTCAAAAAGGGGCAGCCGCGCTTCCTGGGCAGCGCGAAGACCGGTTCGCTCCATCCGCTGCCACTCCACCCACATCCCTTCCACGGCTCGCAGAGAGGCCACCAGGTCTTCAGCCTGGTTCTGCGCTCCGCAGGCGGTACACCACGCCGAAATATCGGCGGCGGACGGCGGGTTCCGCGCGTTCTCGATGCGAGAGACCTTGGACGGGTACCAGCCGCACGCCTCTGCCAGATCGCGCCCGGTCAGCCCGGCATCCCGGCGGATCTCGCCGAGACGGGAAGCGAGAATCTGCCGGGCCTGCTGGGCACTTGATGATGCAGAGACAGCCATGGACTATGCGGGCTGGTACTCCGCGTGCGGAATCGCGCGCTCCCATGCTGTCTCGTACGCTTCGGTGTACCGTCGTGCCAGCTCAGGGTCGTGGCGGACCTCCATGCGGGGTCCGGTCCACTGACCGTCACCGCTGAAGTGGTGGAGGATCACCGTCTCGCTGTCGAAGACCCAGCCGTCGAGGACGGGGAGAAGCAGGCCCCGTGCCTGCGAGCGCGGCAGCCAGCGGACCTCTTCGCCCGCAGCCACGTTGGTGAAGGTTCCGTCGAACTCGTACCGGATGTAGTCGTGTACCGGCTCGGACACGACCCGCAGGCGGCGCATGGCCACCCCGCGAGCGGTCGTCTCCGCCACGACATCGAGCCAGGACCGCCACCAGGATGCGCGGTCATCCGCGTCGTAGCGGTGCCCGGCCTGCCAGCGGATAAACTCCGGGTCATCCAGCATGTAGCTGTCCCGCATCTCCAGGTGGATGGCCGAGCGCTGCGCCCGGGCCAGCTGCTCACGTACCGCTGTTGCCACCGGTGTCCTCGCTGTTCTGGGGTGGGCGGGGGATGAACTGGATCATGTTGGCGGGCAACCGGAACACCCCCTCGTGCGGCGGGATATCGGTCGTGTGTCCAGGCACCGAGCCGACCTCCTGCGCCTGCCGGATGGTGGCCTCATCAGCCAGCCACGACTGGATGATCAGGTCGCCCGTCTCCTTCTCCTGCCAGATGGTCGGGGACCCGTCGTCCGGCGTGTTCGGCCAGATACCCAAGAACTCCAGGGCCACTGCTGTCTCCTTTGACCAGTGGATTCCACGGTGTTCCACGACTCTTTCGGCGACCGGGACCGCAGTCAAGGGCACGCCGAGATGACAACCACCTGCATGTGACGCCTCACGGCCCCGGGCGGCCTCGCCGGACGTAGTGCTGGTCGGCAGGGTGATCGGGCCGGACCCAACCGGTGACCAGATCCATGACCGAAACGACCCCCGCGCGGGCGGGGCGGATGTCCAGGGCGGCGGAGAGCGGGTCGTTCCACCAGAACGACCCCCGCGCGGGCGGGGCGGATACTTCGTGACCTGGGGTGTTGTCAGGGATCTTGCTGTTTTCGTTTACCTGCATTCGGGGCTGGTGTTCTCTTGTCCGCGGTGGGGGGTCGGGTGTTCAACGGTATCGGGCGGTGTGGTCGTCGTGGGGCTGTCTGGGTCGATTCCGGTGTCCGGAAGGCGGCTTGCCCCGGCTCGGGCTGCGGTGGAGTCGGCTGGGCCCGCTGCCGGTTCAGTGGAACCCCGCCTGGCCGGGGATGCCCGCGCGGTGGTCTTCGAGGGCGGCGTGGAGGATGCGTTCGGCGGTGGTTCCGTAGAGGGCGACGGCGGCGTCGTGGCCTGCGTGGCGGGCGTAGGCGAGGACGAGGGCCGGGTCGGTCTCGGCGTCGGCGCGTACGGCCG
Coding sequences:
- a CDS encoding chitin-binding domain-containing protein, producing the protein MTGICRIRRRGGVLFAAAAIVLAAAGPAPATSAGGRSAGYPCGGWTRTADGSTPANFETCAGGTTVVSPCPAGLLYRVDADLCDYPANVRQAPTGLAAGTARLRLLPLPPGVSGLTATLTLTGGRPVPDATIAFTTVTGQPLCSAVTDGTGHASCDTDGLVQSIGELLAGYQAVFTPAEANGITNLAPAQAAGTVTLL
- a CDS encoding helix-turn-helix domain-containing protein codes for the protein MAVSASSSAQQARQILASRLGEIRRDAGLTGRDLAEACGWYPSKVSRIENARNPPSAADISAWCTACGAQNQAEDLVASLRAVEGMWVEWQRMERTGLRAAQEARLPLFERTRRFRSYSSWLVPGLMQTREYTEAVLRAVQQRRVKVDDVDAAVEARMARQKVLHTGARFAFLLEESVLRSGPGGRDVMAAQLTHLATAAALPSVSLGIVRMSPDRTRTPVEGFWIFDTAQVNVELVSGYLTITQPREIAMYGETFAELAEHAAYGSDARDLITEARRSLG
- a CDS encoding DUF6879 family protein — translated: MATAVREQLARAQRSAIHLEMRDSYMLDDPEFIRWQAGHRYDADDRASWWRSWLDVVAETTARGVAMRRLRVVSEPVHDYIRYEFDGTFTNVAAGEEVRWLPRSQARGLLLPVLDGWVFDSETVILHHFSGDGQWTGPRMEVRHDPELARRYTEAYETAWERAIPHAEYQPA